A stretch of the Pseudomonas helvetica genome encodes the following:
- the rplX gene encoding 50S ribosomal protein L24: MQKIRRDDEIIVIAGKDKGKRGKVLKVLADDRLVVGGLNLVKRHTKPNPMSGVQGGIVEKEAPLHASNVAIFNGETNKADRVGFKVEDGKKIRVFKSTQKAVDA; this comes from the coding sequence ATGCAAAAGATTCGTCGTGACGACGAGATCATCGTGATCGCCGGCAAAGACAAAGGTAAGCGCGGTAAGGTGCTTAAGGTTCTCGCTGACGACCGTCTGGTCGTTGGTGGTCTGAACCTGGTTAAGCGTCATACCAAGCCTAACCCGATGTCGGGCGTACAAGGCGGTATCGTCGAAAAAGAAGCGCCACTGCACGCTTCCAACGTCGCCATTTTCAACGGCGAAACCAACAAGGCTGACCGCGTTGGTTTCAAAGTAGAAGACGGCAAGAAAATTCGTGTCTTCAAGTCG
- the rplN gene encoding 50S ribosomal protein L14, producing MIQTQSMLDVADNSGARRVMCIKVLGGSHRRYAGIGDIIKVTVKEAIPRGKVKKGQVMTAVVVRTRHGVRRADGSIIRFDGNAAVLLNNKQEPIGTRIFGPVTRELRTEKFMKIVSLAPEVL from the coding sequence ATGATTCAGACTCAATCCATGCTCGATGTGGCCGATAACAGCGGCGCTCGCCGTGTTATGTGCATCAAGGTGCTGGGTGGCTCCCATCGTCGTTACGCTGGTATCGGTGACATCATCAAAGTTACCGTCAAGGAAGCAATTCCTCGCGGTAAAGTGAAAAAAGGCCAAGTGATGACTGCTGTTGTAGTCCGCACTCGTCACGGCGTACGTCGTGCTGATGGCTCCATTATCCGCTTTGATGGCAACGCTGCTGTTCTTCTGAACAACAAGCAAGAGCCGATCGGCACCCGTATCTTTGGGCCAGTGACCCGTGAACTTCGTACTGAGAAGTTCATGAAGATCGTCTCGCTCGCCCCAGAAGTGCTGTAA
- the rpsQ gene encoding 30S ribosomal protein S17 — translation MAEAEKTVRTLTGRVVSDKMDKTITVLIERRVKHPIYGKYVKRSTKLHAHDETNQCHIGDKVTIRETRPLAKTKSWALVDVLERAVEV, via the coding sequence ATGGCTGAAGCCGAAAAAACCGTCCGTACGCTGACTGGCCGTGTTGTCAGCGACAAAATGGACAAGACCATCACCGTTCTGATCGAGCGTCGCGTAAAGCACCCGATCTACGGTAAATACGTTAAGCGTTCGACTAAGCTGCACGCGCACGACGAAACCAATCAGTGCCACATCGGCGACAAAGTCACTATTCGTGAAACTCGTCCTTTGGCCAAGACCAAGTCTTGGGCACTGGTTGATGTTCTCGAACGCGCTGTGGAAGTCTAA
- the rpmC gene encoding 50S ribosomal protein L29 has translation MKANELREKDAPQLNEQLLGLLRDQFNLRMQKATGQLGQSHLLRQVKRDIARVKTVLKQQAGK, from the coding sequence ATGAAAGCGAATGAACTTCGTGAAAAAGACGCGCCACAGCTAAACGAGCAACTGCTCGGCCTGTTGCGCGACCAGTTCAATCTGCGTATGCAGAAAGCAACTGGCCAGTTGGGGCAGTCTCACCTGCTCCGGCAAGTTAAGCGTGACATCGCTCGCGTGAAGACTGTGCTCAAACAGCAGGCAGGTAAGTAA
- the rplP gene encoding 50S ribosomal protein L16, producing the protein MLQPKRTKFRKQMTGHNRGLALRGSKVSFGEFALKSVARGRLTARQIESARRALTRHVKRGGKIWIRVFPDKPVTKKPLEVRMGKGKGNVEYWVAQIQPGKVLYEIEGVSEELAREAFALAAAKLPLATSFVKRTVM; encoded by the coding sequence CCACAACCGTGGTCTGGCATTGCGCGGTAGCAAAGTCAGCTTCGGCGAGTTCGCGCTGAAGTCTGTTGCTCGTGGTCGTCTCACCGCTCGTCAGATCGAGTCAGCGCGTCGTGCTCTGACCCGTCACGTAAAACGTGGCGGCAAGATCTGGATCCGTGTATTCCCGGACAAGCCTGTCACCAAGAAGCCACTCGAAGTTCGGATGGGTAAAGGTAAGGGTAACGTGGAGTACTGGGTTGCCCAGATTCAGCCAGGCAAAGTCCTGTATGAAATCGAGGGCGTTTCTGAAGAGCTGGCGCGTGAGGCTTTCGCCCTGGCTGCTGCAAAGCTGCCGCTCGCCACCTCCTTTGTTAAACGGACGGTGATGTGA